TCGAACTCACAAGCTTTTTCTGACTTCCTGTTACCTCCACAAACGCTTGCATTGCCGCATTATCATCTGTTAACCCATTTAATTTATGACGCTCAATTTTTTCGATGATTGCCTTATAGTCTGTCGGTACTACCTTGACAAACTTCGGTACAAATTCTGTCCACTTCGCTAAAACATCAAGTGCATATGAGCTTTCTGTTTCTTCTAAGTGTTTAATAATTAACTGGCGTACTTGCTCAATTTCATGTGCTTCTTTTAACTTTTCAAATTGAATCATTTCCATATTGCATTGCGCTTTAAATTGGGCTTCGTCGCTCGGTAAAATGTAGCCAATACCACCTGACATCCCAGCACCGAAGTTTTGACCAACATCGCCTAGTACAACGATTTTTCCGCCTGTCATATATTCACAGCCATGGTCGCCAATACCCTCTACAACAATCTTTGCACCAGAGTTACGAACACCAAAGCGATGCCCTGCTCGACCATTAATAAACGCTTGCCCGCTCGTTGCACCATATAAGCAAACATTCCCTGCAATGACGTTTTTCTCAAAATCCCCTTTGATCGGTGCAATCGCAACAACTTTACCACCCGATAAGCCTTTACCGAAGTAGTCATTGACGTCACCAATAACACGCATTGCCATACCTCGTGGAGTAAAGGCCCCAAAGCTCTGTCCTGCATGCCCTGTAAACGTAAGTTGAATTGTATTATCCGGTAAACCAACTTCACCGTATTTACGTGAAATTTCACTACCTACAATTGTACCCATTACACGATCTGTATTTTTAATTGGATAGTTTAGCTGTACTACCTCTTTATTTGCAATCGCCTGCTCAACTTTTGGCAATAGCTCACGCACATCAAAGCTTTCTGAGATTTGATGATCTTGCTCTTGCTGCTTCGTACGTGTACCTTGCATTTGGTGTAGCAGTGCCGATAAATCAAGCTGACTTGCTTTCCAATGCTGTTTTGTACGCGCTGAAATCTGTAAGACATCTGTACGGCCCACCATTTCTTCCACTGTACGGAACCCTAAAATACTCATGTATTCACGCATTTCTTCTGCCACAAAACGCATATAACTAACTACATGATCCGCATTGCCCATAAATTTCGCTCGTAGCGCAGGGTTTTGTGTGGCTACCCCTACTGGACACGTATCTAAATGACACGCACGCATCATCACACAACCTAAAACAATTAGTGGCGCTGTTGCAAAACCGAATTCCTCTGCTCCTAGTAACGCTGCCATTACCACATCTTTACCCGTCATTAACTTACCGTCTGTTTCTAATACAACGCGATCACGTAAGCCGTTTAACATTAACGTTTGATGTGCCTCTGCTAAACCAAGCTCCCATGGTAAACCTGTATGTTTAATGGACGTTTTCGGAGATGCACCTGTACCACCGTCATAACCTGAAATCACGATAACGTCTGCTGCACCTTTTGCAACGCCCGCCGCGATTGTCCCAACTCCCGCTTTAGCTACAAGTTTTACTGAAATACGTGCATAGCGATTGGCATTTTTTAAGTCATGGATTAGTTCTGCCATATCTTCAATTGAATAAATATCATGGTGTGGTGGCGGTGAAATTAAGCCGACACCTGGTGTTGAGCCACGAACCTCAGCAACCCATGGATATACTTTATTGCCCGGTAATTGACCACCTTCACCTGGTTTTGCTCCCTGTGCCATTTTGATTTGTAATTCATCTGCATTTACTAAATAATGAGATTTTACACCGAAACGACCTGACGCAATTTGTTTTATACTTGAACGACGGTTATCGCCATTAGAATCTAGTTCATAACGTGCCGGATCTTCTCCGCCTTCTCCTGAATTTGAGCGTGCTCCTAATTTATTCATTGCGATGGCTAATGTTTCATGCGCCTCTTTTGACAACGAACCGAACGACATCGCACCTGATTTAAAGCGTTTAACGATTGAGTCTACAGATTCTACTTCTTCCATCGATAAACGACGTTCTGCCTTTTTGAAATCAAATAAATTGCGTAAAAAACCGATGCGCTCCTCATTTGCCATTTCCGCAAACATACGGTATAGACCGTAATCATTTTTACGTGTTGCCCATTGTAATGTGTGAATTGTTTTTGGATTGAATGCATGGTGCTCACCATCAGCACGCCACTGGAATTCTGAACCTGACTGTAATTCGGCAGTCATTGAATTTAACGCTGCCTCGTGGCGACGTTTTGCCTCTTCTCCGATTGTTTGTAAATCGATACCATCAATTTGAGAAGCAGTTCCTGTAAAGTATTCGTCGATTACCGCATTTGAAATACCCACCGCTTCGAACACTTGCGCTCCACGGTATGACTGTACTGTTGAAATACCCATTTTTGACATGACTTTTACGACGCCTTCAGCAGCACCTTTACGATATTTTTGAACTGCTTTTTCAAAAGGTAATGCTAAATGCTTTTCTTCAATCGCCTGCGCAATCGTTGCATAGGCCAAATAAGGGTGAATTGCATCGACACCAAAGCCAATTAGTGCGGCGAAGTGATGTACTTCACGAACTTCCGCGCTATTAACGACTAAACTTGCTTTCGTACGCAATCCGATACGCACTAAATATTGGTGTATCGTACTTGCTGCAAGTAGTACCGGAATTGTTAATTGCTTTGCATCCTCTACAAAATCGTTTAAAACGATGATTGTTCTTCCGCCAAAAATTGCTGCTTCTGCTTCTACTTTAATACGGTTCAATTCATTCTCTAAAGATTCTGTATATTTTATTGAGATTTCAGCTACTTCAAAGTCACTATCACCATTGTTCATTAACTTTTCGTACTCAGCCGTTGTTAATACCGGCGTTTCTAATATAATACGTCGTGCGTTTTGTGCTGTTGGATGAAGTAAATCGCCTTCCGCACCTAGCATTGTCATAGTAGATGTAACAACATGCTCCCGAATGGAATCGATTGGTGGGTTTGTTACTTGTGCGAATAATTGCTTAAAGTAATTAAATAAAGACTGCGGGCGTTCTGATAATACCGCAAGTGGCGAGTCATTCCCCATTGAGCCGAGTGGATCCTTACCATCCTTTGCAAGTGGTACGATATATTTTTGCACATCTTCATATGTGTAGCCTTGAATTTTTTGACGTAATGTAATGTCGTTTACTTGAACTTGTTTCTCTTCTGTCACTTCAAGCTTTAACATATTATCTTGTAACCACTGTGCGTAAGGCCCTGCTGTTGCCATTTCTACTTTCAGCTCTTCATCCGAAATAATTTTCCCTTGCTCTAAATCGATTAACAGCATGCGGCCTGGACTTAAACGATCTTTATATAAAATATCTTCCTCTGCATAATCTACAACGCCTGTTTCAGAAGAAAAAATAACGTGATCATCTTTTGTAACGTAAAGTCTACCTGGACGTAAGCCGTTACGATCTAAAATCGCACCAATTTGCTTACCATCTGTGAAGCAAATTGCTGTTGGACCATCCCATGGCTCCATTAAACTTGCATGATATTGATAAAATGCTTTACGGTCTTTCTCAATACGTGGATTTTCTGTCCAAGGCTCTGGAATCATCATCATCGCCGTCTCTGCTGGTGTACGACCTGCTAATACGAAAAATTCAAATGCGTTATCAAGCATCGATGAATCTGAACCTGTTGTATCAATGATTGGTAGTAGCTTTTCTAAATCATCCCCAAACGCTTCCGAAACAAATTGTTGTTCACGGGCACGCATCCAGTTAATGTTCCCACGCAATGTGTTAATCTCCCCGTTATGAATAATGTAGCGGTTTGGGTGTGCACGTTTCCAAGATGGGAATGTGTTCGTTGAATACCGTGAGTGTACTAGTGCTAATGCCGATACGAAGCTTTCATCTTGTAAATCGATGTAGAAGTCACTTACTTCCTCTGGAGCTAGTAAACCTTTAAATACCATCGTCTGGCTTGAAAGACTTGGTACATACAATTCAAATTCTTGCTTGTCAGCCCAGTGCTCTAACTGCTTACGGATTAAATACAGCTTACGCTCAAAGCTTTTTGCATCACTTGTTTTGGATCGAATAAAAACTTGACGAATAATTGGTGCACTTGATTTTGCAATCTCACTTAAATTTTCTTTATTTGTTGGAACTGTTCGCCAGCCAATTAAGTCCTGCCCTTCTTGTACGATTAGTTCATTCATTTTTTGCTCAATTTGTTGGCGTTCGCTGTCATTTTCCGTGAAGAAAACTTGCCCAACGCCGTACTCACCTTTCTCAGGTAAATTTAGTTCCGGACAGTTGATTTTGAAGAAAGCATCTGGTATTTGAACCATTAGACCTGCACCATCGCCTGTTTTACCGTCTCCCCCACGTCCAGCACGGTGTTCTAAGCGACATAACATTTCTAAACCATTTTTCACGATTTGATGTGAAGGTTTTCCCTTCATATTTGCGTACATCCCGATGCCACATGCGTCATGTTCAAACTGTGGATTATATAAACCTTGTGCTTGTGGTAACTGGTGAAAACTCATATTTAATTCCCCCTCATTCTTTCAATAACGTATTTACATTTTAAAGTTTTCGAAATAATATAAACAATATATAGTTTGGATAGAAACAATCTACTTTTTAGATGAATGGAGTGGGATTTATGGAATTACGACAATTACGTTACTTTGTCGAGGTAGCAGAACGTGAACATATATCCGAAGCTGCTGAGTATTTACACGTTGCACAGTCTGCAATTAGCCGACAAATTGCCAATTTAGAAGAAGAGCTCGGAGCACCACTTTTTGAACGTGTCGGACGTAACGTCAAACTGACACCGATTGGTAAAACTTTTTTAGAGCACAGCATTACCGCCCTGAAGGCAATTGATTTTGCTGCCAAGCAAGTTGAAGAGTATTTAGACCCAGCAAAAGGGACAATTAAAGTTGGCTTTCCTACAAGTTTAGCTAGCTATGTTTTACCAACCATCATTTCTGCATTTAAGAAAGAGTACCCAGATATTTCATTCCATTTACGCCAAGGTTCCTATAAATATTTGATTGAAGCCGTAAAAAATCGCGAACTTAATTTAGCATTACTTGGTCCATTACCGCCAAAAGATGAGGCGATTAATACAACCGTTCTTTTTAGTGAAAGCATTCACGCTTTAATACCCGCGACACATCCATTAGCAAAACAAGACTCAATTCATTTAATTGATTTAAAAAATGACAACTTTGTATTGTTCCCAGAAGGATATATTTTACAAAAAGTTGCCGTTGACGCTTGTCGTTCAGCTGGCTTCGTTCCAAAGATTACATCTGAGGGTGAAGATATGGATGCATTGAAAGGTTTAGTTGCTGCAGGAATCGGTGTGACACTACTACCGGAAAGCTCACTTTACGATTCGACACCGCGTATGACGGTGAAGATGCCAATTGCAAGTCCTACAATCCGTAGAACGGTCGGCATCATCGCGCCAACAACACGGGACCTCGCTCCATCAGAACAAGTATTTGTGGATTTTGTATCTAAATTCTATTCACGTCTGTCGAGGTTTCAATAATGAAAAAAACCATTCTCCAGAACAAACTGGAAAATGGTTTTTTTAAATACAATTATTTTGTTACTTCCCGTCAACTGGAACTACTGAGCCGCCCCATTCTTCTACGATGAAGTCTTGAATTTCTTTAGAGTGTAATGCTTCAACTAATGCTTTAATTTCTTTTGAATCTTCGTCACCAGATTGAACAGCAATGATGTTCACGTATGGTGAATCACCAGACTCGATGGCGATTGCGTCTTCTAATGGGTTAATACCGTTGTCGATTGCGAAGTTTGAGTTAATTAATACCGCGTCACCTTCTTCGTTATCGTACATTTGGAATAACATTTCTGGAGCTGTATCATAATCAAATACTAAATTTTTTGGGTTTTCTACAACGTCTTTAAGCTCTGCTTTAGTTTTATCGATACCATCAGCTAACTTGATTAAACCTTGTGCTTCAAGTAATGAAAGCATACGGCCATGGTCAGCTACAGAGTTTGATAATAGAATTGTTGCGCCTTCAGGAAGCTCTTCTAAAGATGCATATTTTTTAGAGTAAATACCGATTGGCTCAATGTGAATACCACCAGCATTTGCGAAGTCATAGTTAAATTCTGCTTTTTGACCTTCAAAATACGGAATATGTTGGAAGTAGTTGGCATCTAAATCACCAGATTCTAAGTCTTGGTTTGGTAATACATAATCTTGATAAGGTTCGATTTGTAATTCGATACCTTGTTTTTCTAAAATTGGTTGAACTTGTTCTAAAATTGCGGCGTGAGGTGTGTTTGAAGCACCTACCACTAATGTTGTTGGCTCTGCTGTTGTATCGCTGCCTGTTGTTGATTTTTCGTCTGTCCCACATGCTGCTAGAGCAAGGATTGAAGCACCTAATGCTACTGAAGATAATAATTTTTTCATCATTTTTTCCTCTATTCTATATTTTTCTCACCTAAACTTTTCGAACATTTTTTATATTCTGGATATTCACTATACAGAGGCACCTCTTAATCATTTACGCCTCGGCGTAGATGCGTCCAGATTTTTTCGAGTTTGCTCGAAAAATTCCTCTAAAAATCTGTGACATCCGCCGGGGGCTTAACTTGAGTCATCAAGTTAAGAGATGCTTGTTCGATAAGTATTGGCTATATAATTACGGCGTAATTGCCACTAACTATCGTTTATCAATTTTTGTTGTAATGCTATCACCAATAATTTGAATAATAAATACAATGATTAAAATAATAATGGTCGCCATAAATGTAACGTCTGTACGATTACGAGAGAA
This portion of the Solibacillus daqui genome encodes:
- the gltB gene encoding glutamate synthase large subunit, whose translation is MSFHQLPQAQGLYNPQFEHDACGIGMYANMKGKPSHQIVKNGLEMLCRLEHRAGRGGDGKTGDGAGLMVQIPDAFFKINCPELNLPEKGEYGVGQVFFTENDSERQQIEQKMNELIVQEGQDLIGWRTVPTNKENLSEIAKSSAPIIRQVFIRSKTSDAKSFERKLYLIRKQLEHWADKQEFELYVPSLSSQTMVFKGLLAPEEVSDFYIDLQDESFVSALALVHSRYSTNTFPSWKRAHPNRYIIHNGEINTLRGNINWMRAREQQFVSEAFGDDLEKLLPIIDTTGSDSSMLDNAFEFFVLAGRTPAETAMMMIPEPWTENPRIEKDRKAFYQYHASLMEPWDGPTAICFTDGKQIGAILDRNGLRPGRLYVTKDDHVIFSSETGVVDYAEEDILYKDRLSPGRMLLIDLEQGKIISDEELKVEMATAGPYAQWLQDNMLKLEVTEEKQVQVNDITLRQKIQGYTYEDVQKYIVPLAKDGKDPLGSMGNDSPLAVLSERPQSLFNYFKQLFAQVTNPPIDSIREHVVTSTMTMLGAEGDLLHPTAQNARRIILETPVLTTAEYEKLMNNGDSDFEVAEISIKYTESLENELNRIKVEAEAAIFGGRTIIVLNDFVEDAKQLTIPVLLAASTIHQYLVRIGLRTKASLVVNSAEVREVHHFAALIGFGVDAIHPYLAYATIAQAIEEKHLALPFEKAVQKYRKGAAEGVVKVMSKMGISTVQSYRGAQVFEAVGISNAVIDEYFTGTASQIDGIDLQTIGEEAKRRHEAALNSMTAELQSGSEFQWRADGEHHAFNPKTIHTLQWATRKNDYGLYRMFAEMANEERIGFLRNLFDFKKAERRLSMEEVESVDSIVKRFKSGAMSFGSLSKEAHETLAIAMNKLGARSNSGEGGEDPARYELDSNGDNRRSSIKQIASGRFGVKSHYLVNADELQIKMAQGAKPGEGGQLPGNKVYPWVAEVRGSTPGVGLISPPPHHDIYSIEDMAELIHDLKNANRYARISVKLVAKAGVGTIAAGVAKGAADVIVISGYDGGTGASPKTSIKHTGLPWELGLAEAHQTLMLNGLRDRVVLETDGKLMTGKDVVMAALLGAEEFGFATAPLIVLGCVMMRACHLDTCPVGVATQNPALRAKFMGNADHVVSYMRFVAEEMREYMSILGFRTVEEMVGRTDVLQISARTKQHWKASQLDLSALLHQMQGTRTKQQEQDHQISESFDVRELLPKVEQAIANKEVVQLNYPIKNTDRVMGTIVGSEISRKYGEVGLPDNTIQLTFTGHAGQSFGAFTPRGMAMRVIGDVNDYFGKGLSGGKVVAIAPIKGDFEKNVIAGNVCLYGATSGQAFINGRAGHRFGVRNSGAKIVVEGIGDHGCEYMTGGKIVVLGDVGQNFGAGMSGGIGYILPSDEAQFKAQCNMEMIQFEKLKEAHEIEQVRQLIIKHLEETESSYALDVLAKWTEFVPKFVKVVPTDYKAIIEKIERHKLNGLTDDNAAMQAFVEVTGSQKKLVSSKL
- a CDS encoding MetQ/NlpA family ABC transporter substrate-binding protein gives rise to the protein MKKLLSSVALGASILALAACGTDEKSTTGSDTTAEPTTLVVGASNTPHAAILEQVQPILEKQGIELQIEPYQDYVLPNQDLESGDLDANYFQHIPYFEGQKAEFNYDFANAGGIHIEPIGIYSKKYASLEELPEGATILLSNSVADHGRMLSLLEAQGLIKLADGIDKTKAELKDVVENPKNLVFDYDTAPEMLFQMYDNEEGDAVLINSNFAIDNGINPLEDAIAIESGDSPYVNIIAVQSGDEDSKEIKALVEALHSKEIQDFIVEEWGGSVVPVDGK
- a CDS encoding LysR family transcriptional regulator, whose protein sequence is MELRQLRYFVEVAEREHISEAAEYLHVAQSAISRQIANLEEELGAPLFERVGRNVKLTPIGKTFLEHSITALKAIDFAAKQVEEYLDPAKGTIKVGFPTSLASYVLPTIISAFKKEYPDISFHLRQGSYKYLIEAVKNRELNLALLGPLPPKDEAINTTVLFSESIHALIPATHPLAKQDSIHLIDLKNDNFVLFPEGYILQKVAVDACRSAGFVPKITSEGEDMDALKGLVAAGIGVTLLPESSLYDSTPRMTVKMPIASPTIRRTVGIIAPTTRDLAPSEQVFVDFVSKFYSRLSRFQ